A part of Geothrix oryzae genomic DNA contains:
- a CDS encoding trypsin-like peptidase domain-containing protein gives MNRQVKQVLGLSAFAAGCMALGMGLSHGWQASAQEERPVVVDAKGLDRLPPIAEVAEKLNPTVVAITNTSFVKNRRFEHPQVGGQDFFDFFFGPGGPQQRRTPRGGEDEQRAVSGGSGVIISPAGEILTNYHVIASMGGSDNALEVKTSDGKSYKATVLGKDKELDIALIKIDAAHLPFAKLGESDSLRIGEWVVAIGNPFGLEHTVTQGIISAKGRKLDTGVSSFLQTDAAINRGNSGGPLLNLKGEVVGINTAINPAGQNIGFAVPISQVNRIIKELRSGKPVSRGYLGIGPLELDQAYQDALGVKAGVVVSTVEKGQAADKAGVQRLDVITALDGQPVRSPEDLVTMVSSRRAGETLKLTLWRDGKSLTVTATLGDRKALEDQRRREAGEEPEDEQAPKPQGDLKSINLEKAYGFTVEPLDVKNRLKGVVVTSVDPRSPAADRGLAQGMVITEVGRQPVNSLAEFNAQVKKASGRTLLLFIQSPNGVQKVTLAIPPR, from the coding sequence ATGAATCGTCAGGTGAAGCAGGTTCTGGGTTTGTCGGCATTTGCGGCCGGGTGCATGGCCCTGGGGATGGGCCTCAGCCACGGATGGCAGGCCTCGGCCCAGGAGGAACGGCCGGTGGTGGTCGACGCGAAGGGGCTGGACCGTCTGCCGCCCATCGCGGAGGTCGCCGAGAAGCTGAATCCCACGGTGGTGGCCATCACCAACACCAGTTTCGTGAAGAACCGCCGCTTCGAGCACCCCCAGGTGGGCGGCCAGGATTTCTTCGATTTCTTCTTCGGCCCCGGCGGGCCCCAGCAGCGGCGCACGCCCCGGGGGGGGGAGGATGAGCAGCGGGCCGTGTCCGGCGGCTCGGGCGTCATCATCTCGCCCGCCGGCGAGATCCTCACGAACTACCATGTCATCGCCAGCATGGGCGGCAGCGACAACGCCCTGGAGGTGAAGACCAGCGACGGGAAGAGCTACAAGGCCACCGTGCTGGGCAAGGACAAGGAGCTGGACATCGCGCTCATCAAGATCGACGCGGCGCACCTGCCCTTCGCCAAGCTGGGCGAAAGCGATTCGCTGCGCATCGGCGAGTGGGTGGTGGCCATCGGCAACCCCTTCGGCCTCGAGCACACCGTCACCCAGGGCATCATCAGCGCCAAGGGCCGCAAACTCGACACGGGCGTCAGCTCCTTCCTGCAGACCGACGCCGCCATCAACCGGGGCAACTCCGGCGGCCCGCTGCTGAACCTGAAGGGCGAGGTGGTCGGCATCAACACCGCCATCAACCCCGCGGGCCAGAATATCGGCTTCGCGGTGCCCATCAGCCAGGTGAACCGCATCATCAAGGAGCTGCGCAGCGGCAAGCCCGTGAGCCGCGGCTACCTCGGCATCGGCCCCCTGGAGCTGGATCAGGCCTACCAGGACGCCCTGGGCGTGAAGGCGGGCGTGGTGGTGAGCACCGTCGAGAAGGGCCAGGCGGCCGACAAGGCCGGCGTCCAGCGCCTGGATGTGATCACCGCCCTGGATGGCCAGCCCGTCCGCAGCCCCGAGGACCTGGTGACCATGGTCTCCAGCCGCCGCGCGGGGGAGACCCTCAAGCTCACCCTCTGGCGGGACGGCAAGAGCCTCACCGTCACGGCCACCCTGGGCGACCGGAAGGCCCTCGAGGACCAGCGCCGCCGCGAGGCCGGCGAGGAGCCCGAGGATGAGCAGGCCCCCAAGCCCCAGGGCGACCTGAAGAGCATCAACCTGGAAAAGGCCTACGGCTTCACCGTGGAGCCCCTGGATGTGAAGAACCGGCTCAAGGGCGTGGTGGTGACCTCCGTGGATCCCCGCTCCCCGGCCGCGGACCGGGGCCTGGCCCAGGGCATGGTCATCACCGAGGTGGGCCGCCAGCCCGTGAACAGCCTCGCCGAGTTCAACGCCCAGGTGAAGAAGGCCTCGGGCCGCACCCTGCTGCTCTTCATCCAGTCCCCGAACGGGGTCCAGAAGGTCACCCTGGCCATCCCGCCCCGCTGA
- a CDS encoding putative bifunctional diguanylate cyclase/phosphodiesterase, with product MPNEHPKGLDLKGFLLRIDRLDAISRLQQAESRIKALESRVEELSLMESATGLPNHRHFADRLSQALRLAQRHGHIISVLLVDLDRFKRVNDLLGHQGGDEVLKQVAQRLQEPLRQGDTIACVGGGRFMVLLQEIKDIMAAARVGQKLLEALQAPFRAGARELDLTASIGVCVYPQDGLDAQALEAHAESAMYRAKERGGNRIECFTTTLNEVSLERQELESCLREALQNDELQMYYQPQFFMDGRLAGAEALLRWNHPLLGTVPPMKFIPLAEESRLILPIGEWALREACGQMAKWQAISPTPLLLAVNVSVLQFANGDWDACVAKALADTGLDPKCLELELTESMVMRQDHEDLVPLHRLREIGTRIAIDDFGTGYSSLSYLQRLPITTLKLDQSFTAALQSEDPQTSSENIVRAVIQLAHSLHLTVVAEGVETEGQRDMLELLGCDCLQGFLLGRPLPADAFEALLEFMSTKQFLKKGGRAPEEVRVVRTSPTGRNRGSR from the coding sequence TTGCCGAACGAGCACCCCAAGGGACTGGACCTCAAGGGCTTCCTGCTCAGGATCGACCGTCTCGATGCGATCAGCCGCCTTCAGCAGGCCGAGTCGCGGATCAAGGCGCTGGAATCGCGGGTGGAGGAGCTGAGCCTGATGGAGTCCGCCACCGGACTGCCCAATCACCGGCACTTCGCCGACCGCTTGTCGCAGGCCCTGCGCCTGGCCCAGCGCCATGGCCACATCATCAGCGTGCTGCTCGTGGACCTGGACCGCTTCAAGCGCGTGAACGACCTGCTCGGCCACCAGGGCGGCGACGAGGTGCTGAAGCAGGTGGCGCAGCGCCTCCAGGAGCCGTTGCGCCAGGGCGACACGATCGCCTGCGTCGGCGGCGGCCGATTCATGGTGCTGCTCCAGGAGATCAAGGACATCATGGCGGCGGCGCGGGTGGGCCAGAAGCTGCTGGAGGCCCTCCAGGCGCCCTTCCGCGCCGGCGCCCGGGAGCTGGACCTCACCGCCAGCATCGGCGTCTGCGTCTATCCCCAGGATGGCCTGGACGCCCAGGCGCTGGAGGCCCACGCCGAGTCCGCCATGTACCGCGCCAAGGAGCGCGGCGGCAACCGCATCGAGTGCTTCACCACCACCCTCAACGAGGTCTCCCTCGAGCGCCAGGAGCTGGAGAGCTGCCTGCGGGAGGCGCTCCAGAACGACGAACTGCAGATGTACTACCAGCCCCAGTTCTTCATGGACGGCCGCCTGGCCGGGGCCGAGGCGCTCCTGCGCTGGAACCATCCCCTCCTGGGCACGGTCCCCCCCATGAAGTTCATCCCCCTGGCCGAGGAGAGCCGCCTCATCCTGCCCATCGGCGAGTGGGCGCTCCGGGAGGCCTGCGGCCAGATGGCCAAGTGGCAGGCCATCAGCCCCACCCCCCTGCTCCTCGCGGTGAATGTGTCAGTCCTCCAGTTCGCCAACGGGGACTGGGACGCCTGCGTGGCCAAGGCCCTCGCGGACACGGGCCTGGATCCGAAGTGCCTGGAGCTGGAGCTCACCGAGAGCATGGTGATGCGGCAGGACCACGAGGACCTGGTGCCCCTCCACCGGCTGCGGGAGATCGGCACCCGGATCGCCATCGACGATTTCGGCACGGGATACAGCTCCCTCAGCTACCTCCAGCGCCTGCCCATCACGACCCTGAAGCTGGACCAGTCGTTCACGGCGGCCCTGCAGTCCGAGGATCCGCAGACCTCGTCCGAGAACATCGTACGCGCGGTGATCCAGCTCGCCCACAGCCTGCACCTCACCGTGGTGGCCGAAGGCGTGGAGACCGAGGGCCAGCGGGACATGCTGGAGCTGCTGGGCTGCGACTGCCTGCAGGGATTCCTCCTGGGCCGGCCCCTGCCGGCGGACGCCTTCGAAGCCCTGCTGGAGTTCATGTCGACCAAGCAGTTCCTCAAGAAGGGGGGCCGGGCCCCGGAGGAAGTCAGGGTCGTCCGGACCTCCCCCACGGGCCGGAACCGGGGATCCCGCTGA
- the uraA gene encoding uracil permease, with product MLRRTIDVDERLPLLQTVPLSLQHLFAMFGATVLVPFLFKVNPATCLLMNGVGTLIYLVVAKGRIPAYLGSSFAFLSPVFAVLAAGLSYSAAQGGFIVFGLIFILVSQVVRVAGTRWIDIIFPPAAMGAIVAIIGLELAPVATNMAGLTAGPAVLGMPLRLALVVSLSTLAVTILASILLRGFLAVIPVLLGVIAGYLISLGLGVVDFQAVRLAPWFQVPTLYAPTFNLQAILIILPATLVVLAEHVGHLVVTGNIVGKDLMKDPGLHRSLLGDGLSNVLSGLVGATPNTTYGENIGVMAITKVYSVWVIGGTACIAILVSFSGKLAALIRSIPVPVMGGVCILLFGVIAAAGIRMLIEKKVDYTQSRNLILTSVVLISGISGAAVKVGTVELKGMALGTVVAIALSLLFWGLDQLGLSNDAPIPSTDAQTPGSDTQP from the coding sequence ATGCTGCGCCGCACCATCGACGTCGATGAACGCCTGCCCCTGCTGCAGACCGTGCCCCTGAGCCTCCAGCACCTGTTCGCCATGTTCGGCGCCACGGTGCTCGTGCCCTTCCTCTTCAAGGTGAACCCGGCCACCTGCCTGCTCATGAACGGCGTGGGCACGCTGATCTACCTGGTGGTGGCCAAGGGCCGCATCCCCGCCTACCTGGGCTCCAGCTTCGCGTTCCTCTCCCCGGTCTTCGCCGTGCTGGCGGCGGGGTTGAGCTACTCCGCGGCCCAGGGGGGCTTCATCGTCTTCGGCCTCATCTTCATCCTGGTCTCCCAGGTGGTGCGCGTCGCGGGCACGCGGTGGATCGACATCATCTTCCCCCCGGCCGCCATGGGCGCCATCGTGGCCATCATCGGCCTGGAGCTGGCCCCGGTGGCCACCAACATGGCGGGCCTCACCGCCGGCCCCGCGGTGCTGGGCATGCCGCTGCGCCTGGCGCTGGTGGTGTCGCTGTCCACCCTGGCCGTCACCATCCTGGCGTCCATCCTGCTGCGGGGCTTCCTGGCGGTGATCCCCGTGCTGCTGGGCGTCATCGCGGGCTATCTGATCTCCCTGGGCCTCGGCGTCGTGGACTTCCAGGCGGTGCGCCTGGCTCCCTGGTTCCAGGTGCCCACCCTCTACGCGCCCACCTTCAACCTGCAGGCCATCCTCATCATCCTGCCGGCCACGCTGGTGGTGCTGGCGGAGCATGTGGGACACCTGGTGGTGACCGGGAACATCGTGGGCAAGGACCTCATGAAGGATCCCGGCCTGCACCGCTCCCTGCTGGGCGACGGCCTCTCCAATGTGCTGTCGGGCCTGGTGGGGGCCACACCCAACACGACCTACGGCGAGAACATCGGCGTCATGGCCATCACCAAGGTCTACAGCGTGTGGGTCATCGGCGGCACGGCCTGCATCGCCATCCTGGTCTCCTTCTCCGGCAAGCTCGCGGCCCTCATCCGGAGCATCCCGGTGCCCGTCATGGGCGGCGTCTGCATCCTGCTCTTCGGCGTCATCGCGGCCGCGGGCATCCGCATGCTTATCGAGAAGAAGGTGGACTACACCCAGTCCCGCAACCTGATCCTCACCTCCGTCGTGCTCATCAGCGGCATCAGCGGCGCGGCGGTGAAGGTGGGCACCGTGGAGCTCAAGGGCATGGCCCTGGGCACGGTGGTGGCCATCGCCCTCAGCCTGCTCTTCTGGGGCCTCGACCAGCTCGGCCTCAGCAACGACGCCCCGATCCCCAGCACTGACGCCCAGACCCCCGGCAGCGACACCCAACCCTGA
- a CDS encoding response regulator — MGQRLLLVDSDRSFLKEHQVSLEAAFDLEVAASPEGVVPRLERGDFAAVLICVEVADNKGYALCSSLRKNAALEGLKVALISAKATEEEYRRHQTLKGKADLYLHKPIAPSALVAALTPLVPGRVLDPDNPLGELVDTELGDDWLDGLRNALDGPAPAAEPALAPSAAAAAVPAPGPATAVQEAPRDNARIHQLETEVAALREELRTKDQRLRQAEGELQQHLGSVTLNLDEMARRDQEAEGLKARLAEAETALRQLQETQAREGEGAESLKAQLKEALGERADLIAQVEALNQQVGDKAQRAIELLKERDRLLHENLDLEPFRAQAQELAQELEAARASHREALAAKDEALAAKDEALAGKQQALEAALEAQGQLNATLEGLVGQHATLEGVHQAALLEVAGYKEKAHVLQLEVAGLEATMRGQGRDLAELGTRLRQVEEELAASQAQLQERDQQLAASREEAARLGDQVAEFRQRLDEATIQHDGERLELMNGLDQKEAQLSRMAQALADQQDAHSALAQEKQAVHGQLSEHRERLQSLDALLQEVQERLRRGSDLAKG, encoded by the coding sequence ATGGGCCAGCGCCTCCTCCTCGTGGACAGCGACCGGAGCTTCCTCAAGGAGCACCAGGTCAGCCTTGAGGCGGCCTTCGACCTCGAGGTGGCGGCCTCCCCGGAGGGCGTGGTGCCGCGCCTGGAGCGCGGGGACTTCGCCGCGGTGCTCATCTGCGTGGAGGTGGCGGACAACAAGGGCTACGCCCTCTGCTCCAGCCTGCGCAAGAACGCGGCCCTGGAGGGCCTGAAGGTGGCCCTCATCAGCGCCAAGGCCACGGAGGAGGAATACCGCCGCCACCAGACCCTGAAGGGCAAGGCCGACCTCTACCTCCACAAGCCCATCGCCCCCAGCGCCCTCGTGGCCGCGCTCACGCCCCTGGTGCCCGGCCGCGTCCTCGATCCCGACAACCCCCTGGGCGAGCTGGTGGACACCGAGCTGGGCGACGACTGGCTGGATGGCCTGAGGAACGCCCTGGACGGCCCGGCCCCCGCCGCGGAGCCGGCCCTCGCTCCCTCGGCGGCCGCGGCGGCGGTCCCGGCTCCCGGCCCGGCGACGGCCGTCCAGGAGGCCCCGCGGGACAACGCCCGGATCCACCAGCTGGAAACCGAGGTAGCCGCCCTGCGCGAGGAGCTGCGCACCAAGGACCAGCGCCTCCGCCAGGCCGAGGGCGAGCTCCAGCAGCACCTGGGCTCCGTGACCCTGAACCTCGACGAGATGGCCCGCCGGGACCAGGAGGCCGAAGGCCTGAAGGCGCGGCTGGCGGAAGCGGAGACGGCCCTGCGCCAGTTGCAGGAAACCCAGGCCCGGGAGGGCGAGGGGGCCGAGTCCCTGAAGGCGCAGCTGAAGGAGGCCCTGGGGGAACGGGCCGACCTGATCGCCCAGGTGGAGGCCCTGAACCAGCAGGTGGGCGACAAGGCCCAGCGCGCCATCGAGCTGCTCAAGGAGCGCGACCGGCTGCTCCACGAAAACCTGGACCTGGAGCCCTTCCGCGCCCAGGCGCAGGAGCTGGCCCAGGAGCTGGAGGCCGCCCGCGCCAGCCATCGGGAGGCGCTGGCTGCAAAAGACGAGGCGCTGGCTGCCAAGGATGAGGCTCTCGCCGGCAAGCAGCAGGCCCTGGAAGCGGCCCTGGAGGCCCAGGGCCAGCTGAATGCCACCCTGGAAGGGCTCGTGGGCCAGCACGCCACCCTGGAGGGCGTCCATCAGGCCGCCCTGCTGGAAGTGGCGGGGTACAAGGAGAAGGCCCATGTCCTGCAGCTCGAGGTGGCGGGGCTGGAGGCCACCATGCGCGGCCAGGGCCGGGACCTCGCCGAGCTCGGCACCCGCCTCCGGCAGGTGGAGGAGGAGCTGGCGGCCAGCCAGGCCCAGCTCCAGGAACGGGATCAGCAGCTGGCGGCCAGCCGGGAGGAGGCCGCCCGGCTGGGGGACCAGGTCGCGGAATTCCGCCAGCGGCTCGACGAGGCCACCATCCAGCACGATGGCGAGCGCCTGGAGCTGATGAACGGCTTGGATCAGAAAGAGGCGCAGCTGAGCCGCATGGCCCAGGCCCTGGCGGACCAGCAGGACGCGCACAGCGCCCTGGCCCAGGAGAAGCAGGCCGTCCACGGCCAGCTCTCCGAGCACCGCGAGCGCCTCCAGAGCCTCGACGCCCTGCTCCAGGAAGTCCAGGAGCGGCTGCGCCGCGGCTCTGACCTCGCGAAGGGCTGA
- a CDS encoding NTP transferase domain-containing protein, giving the protein MPEPIEGFLLAAGLGTRMGALSRCLPKPAWTLRGRALLQWGAQALRQAGATRLGCNAHLWPERLRTVAEGLEVFDEPELLGSAGGLLHARGRVAGELLTWNADIWADGVPFEVLRARHREARATLSWLLVPHPGGDWNPVWMDHEGRVLPKGVAGPWGPYHFTGAAAWSPEALALLPEGPSEVNDLRPRLAALPMGHQGVVVEPFPWREVGTAGALIEIAAELAPQEEGRLPGCYLHPAARLAEGSAGRLTRCVFGPGAAPHPAMTDADALWFEEDGNQVRLGL; this is encoded by the coding sequence ATGCCGGAACCGATTGAGGGCTTCCTCCTGGCCGCGGGCCTGGGCACCCGCATGGGGGCGCTGAGCCGCTGCCTGCCCAAGCCCGCCTGGACGCTCCGGGGCCGCGCCCTGCTCCAGTGGGGCGCGCAAGCCCTGCGGCAGGCCGGTGCGACACGCCTCGGCTGCAATGCACACCTGTGGCCCGAGCGCCTGCGGACCGTGGCCGAGGGGCTCGAGGTCTTCGACGAACCCGAGCTGCTGGGCAGCGCCGGGGGCCTGCTGCACGCGCGGGGCCGCGTGGCCGGGGAGCTCCTCACCTGGAACGCCGACATCTGGGCCGACGGGGTGCCCTTCGAGGTTCTGCGGGCGCGGCACCGCGAGGCGCGGGCCACCCTCAGCTGGCTGCTGGTGCCCCATCCCGGCGGCGACTGGAACCCCGTGTGGATGGATCACGAGGGCCGCGTGCTGCCGAAGGGCGTGGCGGGTCCCTGGGGGCCCTACCACTTCACCGGCGCCGCCGCCTGGTCGCCGGAGGCCCTGGCCCTGCTGCCCGAGGGGCCCAGCGAGGTGAACGACCTGCGGCCCCGGCTGGCCGCGCTCCCCATGGGCCATCAGGGCGTGGTGGTGGAGCCCTTCCCCTGGCGCGAAGTGGGCACCGCCGGGGCCCTGATCGAGATCGCCGCCGAGCTGGCCCCGCAGGAGGAAGGCCGCCTGCCCGGCTGCTACCTCCACCCCGCGGCCCGGCTCGCGGAGGGATCTGCCGGACGCCTCACCCGCTGTGTTTTTGGCCCCGGCGCCGCCCCGCATCCGGCCATGACCGATGCCGACGCGCTGTGGTTCGAGGAGGACGGGAACCAGGTGCGCCTGGGGCTTTGA
- a CDS encoding serine hydrolase domain-containing protein produces MRLSMHLALTLARHLPGRWLLCLWAGLLPLRADDAIDAFMRQQMDRAHIPGAAVAVIRNGRIEKLAAYGTASLETGAPVTPDTPFQIASATKLFTGVLLMQLVEEGKVDLDAPISTYVGEVPAPWRPITVRHLAAHASGMTPKMVGDPGQSLAQVMKAAQALPLAAAPGAVSAYGSDDFSVLALILEKAGGRPFPDLLRERVWKPLGLGHTAFEDVTEVGAVRTAEVIPGRASVYQWRGDRQRLHWFLYPVHAYAAGGAFVSLRDEASLLLAIDQGRLLSPRSREALWTPFRLNDGRPAGFGVTWSTGTLAGRPTTGHSGGPALSDVLYLPKERLGVIVFTNQQRLFPSLARALAARLLPPGPFAAEAAPADPEAPLTARHRALIEALGRGQADPAAFSGEAAAALPEAQPWLDLQLQPYGPLTRLVFQAERSEGGHRVRIYRAFHEGGATVAWTLTLEGQGRISDFDLKEE; encoded by the coding sequence ATGCGCCTGTCCATGCACTTGGCCCTGACCTTGGCCAGACACCTGCCCGGCCGCTGGCTGCTCTGCCTGTGGGCCGGCCTCCTGCCCCTCCGGGCCGACGATGCGATCGACGCCTTCATGCGCCAGCAGATGGACCGGGCCCACATCCCCGGAGCCGCCGTGGCCGTGATCCGGAACGGCCGCATCGAGAAGCTGGCCGCCTATGGCACCGCCAGCCTGGAAACCGGTGCCCCGGTGACGCCCGACACGCCCTTCCAGATCGCCTCGGCCACCAAGCTCTTCACGGGCGTGCTGCTCATGCAGCTGGTGGAGGAGGGCAAGGTGGATCTCGACGCGCCCATCTCCACCTATGTGGGCGAGGTGCCCGCCCCCTGGCGGCCCATCACCGTCCGCCATCTGGCGGCCCACGCCTCGGGCATGACGCCCAAGATGGTGGGCGATCCCGGCCAGAGCCTCGCCCAGGTGATGAAGGCGGCCCAGGCCCTGCCTCTGGCCGCGGCGCCGGGCGCGGTGTCGGCCTACGGATCGGATGACTTCTCGGTGCTGGCCCTGATCCTGGAGAAGGCCGGCGGCCGGCCCTTCCCCGACCTGCTGCGGGAGCGCGTGTGGAAGCCCCTGGGCCTGGGCCACACGGCCTTCGAGGATGTCACCGAAGTCGGGGCGGTGCGCACCGCGGAGGTGATACCCGGACGGGCCAGCGTCTACCAATGGCGGGGCGACCGCCAGCGCCTGCACTGGTTCCTCTACCCCGTCCACGCCTATGCCGCCGGGGGCGCCTTCGTGAGCCTGCGGGACGAGGCCAGCCTCCTCCTGGCCATCGACCAGGGGCGCCTGCTCAGTCCCAGGAGCCGGGAGGCCCTGTGGACGCCCTTCCGCCTGAACGACGGCCGGCCCGCGGGCTTCGGCGTCACCTGGAGCACGGGCACCCTGGCGGGCCGGCCCACCACGGGCCACAGCGGCGGCCCGGCCCTCTCCGATGTGCTCTACCTCCCCAAGGAGCGCCTGGGGGTCATCGTCTTCACCAACCAGCAGCGCCTCTTCCCCAGCCTGGCCCGCGCCCTGGCCGCGCGCCTGCTTCCGCCCGGACCCTTCGCCGCCGAGGCCGCCCCGGCGGATCCCGAGGCCCCCCTGACGGCCCGCCACCGCGCCCTGATCGAAGCGCTGGGCCGCGGCCAGGCGGACCCCGCGGCCTTCAGCGGCGAGGCCGCCGCCGCGCTGCCCGAGGCCCAACCCTGGCTCGATCTCCAGCTGCAGCCCTATGGCCCCCTCACCCGTCTGGTCTTCCAGGCGGAGCGCTCCGAAGGCGGCCATCGCGTGCGCATCTACCGGGCCTTCCACGAGGGCGGCGCCACGGTGGCCTGGACGCTCACCCTGGAGGGCCAGGGCCGCATCTCGGACTTCGACCTGAAGGAGGAGTAG
- a CDS encoding hemolysin family protein yields the protein MNLAAALICAALLLTSAFFVMAEFAAVRVRSTQLEALVDADPRAAFALEVHRHLGHHLSSIQAGIVLCALALGAVGEELFSHGFRAAFGHLPWPALVAPLSSGLALLVMTTLDVVLAELVPRSLAIRAAVPWALRTAGPLLAWSRLVRPLTWVLIRLSHMVLRIFGVHPEADAEDMLPSEAEFRRMLERSQAEGRLELDRKELIENLFDFSRRTVKEIAVPRARVVCFDLAHSLAENLALARTTVHTRLPLVEGDLDRVVGVIHMKDLLWAMQDGGGIVNLRALARPAFFVPEMKLIQGLLLEFQQRKQHLALVVNEHGGVDGLVTLEDVLEELVGEIQDEFDREAIQLRKTRGGAWLAQGNVMLEQLVDHLQLDLQAEAGSVSLGGFFQERLGRVLRPGDELRLQGWRIRVLSMRGLAPGQFLLKPLPPGNGDAGTD from the coding sequence GTGAACCTCGCCGCGGCCCTCATCTGCGCCGCCCTCCTCCTGACCAGCGCCTTCTTCGTCATGGCCGAGTTCGCGGCCGTGCGCGTGCGGTCCACGCAGCTGGAGGCCCTGGTGGACGCCGATCCCCGGGCGGCTTTCGCCCTGGAGGTGCATCGGCACCTGGGCCACCACCTCTCCTCCATCCAGGCGGGCATCGTGCTGTGCGCCCTGGCCCTGGGCGCCGTGGGCGAGGAACTGTTCAGCCACGGCTTCCGCGCCGCCTTCGGCCACCTGCCCTGGCCTGCCCTGGTGGCGCCCCTGAGCTCGGGCCTGGCCCTGCTGGTGATGACCACCCTGGATGTGGTGCTGGCCGAGCTGGTGCCCCGCAGCCTGGCCATCCGCGCCGCCGTGCCCTGGGCCCTGCGCACCGCCGGGCCGCTGCTGGCCTGGTCCCGCCTCGTGCGCCCCCTCACCTGGGTCCTCATCCGGCTGAGCCACATGGTCCTGCGCATCTTCGGCGTCCACCCCGAGGCCGACGCCGAGGACATGCTGCCTTCGGAAGCCGAGTTCCGCCGCATGCTCGAGCGCAGCCAGGCCGAGGGGCGCCTGGAGCTGGACCGCAAGGAGCTCATCGAGAACCTGTTCGATTTCAGCCGCCGCACCGTGAAGGAGATCGCCGTGCCCCGGGCCCGGGTGGTGTGCTTCGACCTGGCCCACAGCCTGGCGGAGAACCTCGCCCTCGCCCGCACCACCGTCCACACCCGCCTCCCGCTGGTGGAGGGCGACCTGGACCGCGTGGTGGGCGTCATCCACATGAAGGATCTGCTCTGGGCCATGCAGGACGGCGGCGGCATCGTGAACCTGAGGGCCCTGGCCCGCCCGGCCTTCTTCGTGCCCGAGATGAAGCTCATCCAGGGCCTGCTGCTGGAGTTCCAGCAGCGCAAGCAGCACCTGGCCCTGGTGGTGAACGAGCACGGCGGCGTGGATGGCCTGGTCACCCTCGAGGATGTGCTGGAGGAGCTGGTCGGCGAGATCCAGGACGAGTTCGACCGCGAGGCCATCCAGCTGCGGAAGACCCGCGGCGGCGCCTGGCTGGCCCAGGGCAATGTGATGCTGGAGCAGCTGGTGGATCATCTGCAGCTGGACCTGCAGGCCGAGGCGGGCTCCGTCAGCCTCGGCGGCTTCTTCCAGGAACGCCTGGGCCGCGTGCTGCGTCCGGGCGACGAGCTGCGGCTGCAGGGCTGGCGCATCCGCGTCCTCTCCATGCGCGGGCTGGCGCCGGGCCAGTTCCTGCTGAAGCCCCTGCCCCCCGGGAACGGCGATGCCGGAACCGATTGA